A single region of the Gilliamella apis genome encodes:
- a CDS encoding PTS sugar transporter subunit IIA: MSLNKILDEQVIATNIDAKNKNEALLILSEKLLNAGYINDINSFLEDIYYRESLGATGIGNYIAIPHGQSDSVLRNGIAIGKFNQEIEWETLDDKGVKLIFLFSVSANNDGANEHLMLLAQLAGKLGNDDVIDRLLEANDSQEIKQIFTSY, translated from the coding sequence ATGTCATTAAATAAAATTTTAGATGAACAAGTCATTGCCACAAATATTGATGCAAAAAATAAAAATGAAGCATTACTGATTTTATCAGAGAAACTACTTAATGCTGGCTATATTAATGATATTAATTCATTTCTGGAAGATATCTATTATAGAGAATCATTGGGAGCAACAGGTATAGGTAATTATATTGCAATTCCTCATGGTCAAAGCGATAGCGTACTACGAAATGGTATTGCTATCGGGAAATTCAACCAAGAAATTGAATGGGAAACTCTTGATGATAAAGGAGTTAAATTAATATTTTTATTTTCGGTCAGCGCTAATAATGACGGTGCTAATGAACATCTCATGTTGTTAGCACAACTAGCCGGTAAACTTGGTAATGATGATGTTATTGATAGATTGTTAGAAGCAAATGATAGTCAGGAAATTAAACAAATTTTCACTAGTTACTAA
- a CDS encoding ketose-bisphosphate aldolase — protein sequence MLITGKEMLDIARKNKFSVPAFNAGSGQLLTAVMETAERLNAPFMMAIHPDELAFLKDSFISQVIYECNHSKIPVCIHLDHGANMQQVAHAIQLGFTSVMIDSSHQPFDENIRITKEVVKLAHSVGVSVEAELGTIGDTGSTVEGGASEIIYTDPLKAKEFVEETKIDSLAVAIGTSHGIYPKHLVPKLRLDILEEIYKLVSIPLVLHGGSSNADDELAASLDLGIAKINISSDIKICFANKLREMLNGGNNEIREPNVLFPPCVLETQKVAEQKIKLFKADNKASLYYR from the coding sequence ATGTTAATCACTGGTAAAGAAATGCTAGATATAGCAAGAAAAAATAAATTTTCCGTCCCTGCGTTCAATGCTGGTAGCGGACAATTACTGACTGCCGTAATGGAAACAGCAGAACGTTTAAACGCACCATTTATGATGGCAATTCACCCCGATGAGCTTGCTTTCTTAAAAGACAGTTTTATCAGTCAAGTTATTTATGAATGTAACCACAGTAAAATACCCGTTTGTATTCACTTAGATCATGGTGCCAACATGCAACAAGTTGCACATGCCATTCAATTAGGCTTCACATCAGTAATGATTGACAGTTCACATCAACCATTTGATGAAAATATTAGAATTACTAAAGAAGTCGTAAAACTAGCACATAGCGTTGGTGTGTCAGTGGAAGCAGAGTTAGGTACCATTGGCGATACTGGATCCACCGTTGAAGGGGGAGCAAGTGAAATTATTTACACCGATCCATTAAAAGCCAAAGAATTTGTTGAAGAAACAAAAATTGATTCTCTTGCGGTAGCCATTGGTACATCACATGGTATTTATCCAAAACACTTAGTTCCTAAATTACGTTTAGATATTCTAGAAGAAATTTATAAGCTGGTTTCAATCCCATTAGTACTTCATGGGGGTTCTAGTAATGCGGATGATGAACTTGCTGCTTCGCTAGATTTAGGAATTGCCAAAATAAACATCTCTAGTGATATAAAAATCTGTTTTGCTAACAAATTACGCGAGATGTTAAATGGAGGCAATAACGAGATTAGAGAGCCTAATGTTTTATTCCCTCCTTGCGTGCTAGAAACGCAAAAAGTAGCAGAGCAAAAAATTAAATTATTTAAAGCAGATAATAAAGCATCATTATATTATCGATAA
- a CDS encoding DeoR/GlpR family DNA-binding transcription regulator — MFAEERQQIILKKVIENKSITVKELAELLDVSMPTVRSDIDIICANYPDIERTHGGIVLSNKFIHQTPYDERKALNLKEKQSIASLAISLIKHKDTILIDSSSTSNEIANKLVNIDIKITIITTGINIAVKLKENPNLTVIIIGGVLKPKSNTIQNSFDDSVINAFNIDKFFFSASGVSLKNGFSDYNYNEVVDKKRFLAKCQQSIALIDSTKFNIDSKSSFAQLKEVDYLITTQTVDKKDIERYKRSIKVLTA; from the coding sequence ATGTTTGCTGAAGAAAGACAACAGATTATTTTAAAGAAAGTAATAGAAAATAAATCGATTACTGTTAAAGAGTTAGCAGAGTTATTAGATGTATCAATGCCTACAGTGCGTAGTGATATTGATATAATTTGTGCAAATTATCCAGATATAGAGCGAACGCATGGTGGGATTGTGTTATCGAATAAATTTATACATCAAACCCCTTATGATGAAAGAAAAGCACTTAATCTAAAAGAAAAACAGAGCATTGCTAGTTTGGCTATATCTTTAATTAAACACAAAGATACAATACTGATTGATTCTAGTTCAACTAGTAATGAAATTGCGAATAAATTAGTCAATATTGATATTAAAATTACTATTATTACTACGGGTATCAATATTGCTGTTAAGCTAAAAGAAAACCCGAATTTGACGGTTATTATCATTGGCGGAGTTTTAAAACCAAAATCAAATACCATACAAAACTCTTTTGATGATAGCGTTATTAATGCTTTTAATATTGATAAGTTTTTCTTTTCAGCATCAGGTGTTTCACTAAAAAACGGGTTCTCTGATTATAATTACAATGAAGTTGTCGACAAAAAAAGATTTTTAGCTAAATGCCAACAATCTATTGCACTAATTGACTCAACCAAATTCAATATTGATTCAAAATCCAGTTTCGCACAATTAAAAGAAGTGGATTATTTAATAACAACTCAAACTGTTGATAAAAAGGATATTGAGCGATATAAAAGGTCGATAAAAGTTCTAACTGCTTGA
- a CDS encoding DUF4432 family protein: MSWFKNMTAKELLQYVGDIKQIAGATSSILNDGPGFNSRICEVNTAAGLSFTVLPDRGMDISACRYKGIPIAPISKVGIRNPESVNNSGYEFLKNFHCGLLTTCGLTHIGPPSAINGLHGPFSNLRTENFSINEFWDDDDYIIQLKGKIRQAVFFSENIQLQRTITTSLKSSSFTITDTITNQAFRHENIQLLYHINFGYPLLSPDTTIKLPTVTTLPRDEVADKGLAHFLDVLPPQAIFDEQVYFHRPKPEKKCRFRVENKTIGIALDCQYDSTELPYLTQWNQFGQNEYVLGIEPG, from the coding sequence ATGAGTTGGTTTAAAAATATGACGGCTAAAGAGTTGCTACAGTATGTTGGTGATATTAAACAAATTGCTGGGGCAACGAGTTCCATTTTAAATGATGGCCCTGGTTTTAATTCTCGTATTTGTGAGGTTAATACCGCAGCAGGGTTAAGTTTTACTGTATTACCTGATCGAGGAATGGATATTTCAGCATGTCGTTATAAAGGCATACCCATTGCGCCAATATCAAAAGTAGGGATCAGAAATCCAGAAAGCGTGAATAATAGTGGATATGAGTTTTTAAAAAATTTTCATTGTGGTTTATTAACTACTTGTGGATTAACGCATATTGGTCCGCCATCGGCTATTAATGGTTTACATGGCCCATTTTCTAATTTACGTACAGAAAATTTTTCTATTAATGAATTTTGGGATGATGATGATTATATTATTCAGTTGAAGGGTAAAATACGTCAAGCTGTGTTTTTTTCTGAAAATATTCAATTACAAAGAACAATAACTACTTCATTAAAATCTTCATCTTTTACTATCACTGACACAATCACTAACCAAGCATTTAGGCATGAAAATATTCAACTTTTATATCATATTAACTTTGGTTATCCACTATTATCACCAGATACGACAATAAAGCTACCCACAGTAACCACGTTACCCCGAGATGAAGTCGCAGATAAGGGGTTGGCGCATTTTCTTGATGTATTACCGCCTCAAGCTATTTTCGATGAGCAGGTCTATTTTCATCGACCAAAACCAGAAAAAAAATGCCGTTTTAGGGTTGAAAATAAAACTATTGGTATTGCGCTGGACTGTCAATATGACTCAACTGAGCTCCCTTATCTGACACAGTGGAATCAATTTGGTCAAAATGAATATGTTCTCGGTATTGAACCTGGTTAG
- the scrK gene encoding fructokinase ScrK — MMKRYGSVEAGGTKFICAVGNENNEIIISETIPTTTYAETIKKVILFFKQNSVDALAIGSFGPVDLDISSDQYGCILNTPKQGWTNVNIVLPIQKELNIPIFFTTDVNSSAYGEMYLNSCNNLVYYTIGTGIGGSAIQNGVFIGGVGHPEMGHQLIKKHSLDVNFKGVCPLHGDCLEGLASGPSIEARTGKKGQELDASSDVWDIQAYYIAQAILNATLVIRPELVIVGGGVMSQNHMLERIKTHFKRLLNNYVTIENIDKYIKTPSVENNGSATIGNFLLAKNLLIKN, encoded by the coding sequence ATAATGAAACGATATGGTAGTGTTGAGGCGGGAGGAACAAAGTTTATTTGTGCTGTTGGCAATGAAAATAATGAAATAATTATTAGCGAAACTATTCCAACCACAACTTATGCAGAAACGATAAAAAAGGTCATTCTGTTTTTTAAACAAAATAGTGTTGATGCTTTAGCAATAGGCAGTTTTGGGCCGGTAGATCTTGATATTTCTAGTGACCAGTATGGATGCATACTGAATACTCCAAAACAAGGTTGGACTAATGTAAATATTGTTTTACCAATACAGAAAGAACTCAATATACCTATCTTTTTTACAACGGATGTTAACTCAAGCGCTTATGGTGAAATGTATTTAAACTCATGTAATAATTTGGTTTATTACACAATTGGCACTGGAATTGGAGGAAGCGCTATTCAAAATGGCGTATTTATAGGTGGCGTCGGTCACCCAGAAATGGGGCATCAATTAATAAAAAAACATTCGTTAGATGTCAATTTTAAAGGTGTTTGTCCATTACATGGTGATTGTTTAGAAGGGCTAGCATCAGGGCCAAGTATTGAAGCAAGAACGGGTAAAAAAGGCCAAGAATTGGATGCTAGTTCAGATGTTTGGGATATTCAAGCATACTATATTGCCCAAGCTATTTTAAATGCGACCTTAGTGATTAGACCTGAGTTAGTCATTGTTGGTGGTGGTGTGATGAGCCAAAATCATATGCTAGAACGAATAAAAACGCATTTTAAAAGATTATTAAATAATTATGTCACCATTGAAAATATTGATAAATATATAAAAACCCCGTCAGTTGAAAATAATGGTAGTGCAACAATTGGTAATTTTTTACTCGCCAAAAACTTATTAATTAAAAATTAA
- a CDS encoding Eco57I restriction-modification methylase domain-containing protein, with amino-acid sequence MKFDVVVGNPPYQDMNVGENNQAVPIYHYFYDLAEKVASKYTLISPARFLANQGATPKKWNQKMLTDKHINIEYFNAKSDEVFPNVDIKGGIVIIFKDKNKIFGEIDTFIPFKELRSIFHKVKSITKENMSNFVYSPDSYRFTDCLFIENPYLIGRTDKAHAKAVASSVFSRYPEIFFTTKPDDGEDYIQIYGRTKGARIYYWLKRKYIANHANLDKWKVFVPGANGTGAFGEILSTPVVGSPAIGHNQTFVSLGEFDTEFEAEALLKYLKSKFARSMLGIMKTTQNNQSKITWSKVPLQNFTKNSDIDWSRSISDVDQQLYIKYSLAENEINFIESKVNPMN; translated from the coding sequence ATGAAATTCGATGTGGTTGTCGGTAATCCTCCCTATCAAGATATGAATGTCGGCGAAAATAATCAAGCTGTTCCTATATATCATTATTTTTATGATTTAGCTGAAAAGGTCGCAAGTAAATACACGTTGATTTCGCCGGCTCGATTCTTGGCAAATCAAGGGGCAACACCGAAAAAGTGGAATCAGAAAATGCTGACTGACAAACATATCAATATTGAATATTTCAATGCTAAAAGTGATGAAGTTTTCCCAAATGTTGATATTAAAGGCGGTATCGTAATTATTTTTAAAGATAAAAATAAAATTTTTGGTGAAATTGATACTTTTATTCCTTTCAAGGAATTGCGATCTATATTTCATAAAGTTAAATCAATAACTAAAGAAAATATGAGTAATTTTGTGTATAGCCCCGATAGTTATCGATTTACAGATTGTTTGTTTATTGAAAATCCTTATTTGATTGGCCGAACGGATAAGGCTCATGCAAAAGCTGTCGCCTCTAGTGTATTTAGTCGCTATCCAGAAATATTTTTTACCACCAAGCCAGATGATGGCGAGGATTATATTCAAATCTACGGTCGCACAAAAGGTGCCCGTATATATTATTGGTTGAAAAGAAAATATATTGCTAATCATGCTAATTTAGATAAATGGAAAGTTTTTGTGCCAGGTGCTAATGGAACAGGGGCGTTTGGAGAGATATTGAGTACACCAGTTGTTGGATCTCCCGCAATCGGACATAACCAAACATTTGTCAGTCTAGGAGAATTTGATACTGAGTTTGAAGCTGAAGCATTACTTAAATACCTTAAGTCAAAATTTGCTCGTTCAATGCTAGGTATTATGAAAACAACCCAGAATAATCAATCAAAGATCACATGGTCAAAAGTTCCGCTGCAAAATTTTACTAAAAATTCAGATATAGATTGGAGTAGATCTATTTCAGATGTCGATCAGCAACTTTATATTAAATATAGTTTAGCTGAAAACGAAATTAACTTTATTGAAAGTAAGGTTAACCCCATGAACTAA
- a CDS encoding Eco57I restriction-modification methylase domain-containing protein has translation MKNKVITYFKHNKITKPFEVDQLIISAFIYKNNISLKNNKLIKSYLITSMKKTNNKLFNTFLDLINNEIHEFNFEELIKLFEYVISPSDRIVNGAVYTPKNIRTYITNTVLKKRKDISTIKIADISCGCGGFLFNAAQNLKKLTNETYKNIFEKNIFGLDIQEYSIQRTKLLLSLLALINGEDIPEFKFNLFVGDALIFNWNDYISDFSGFNIILGNPPYVCARNLNIETKKLLKNWSVSSTGNSDLYIPFFQIAIENLASEGILGYITMNTFFKSLNGRALREYFQNKQLNFQIIDFGCEQIFRSRNTYTCICFIKNKISSYLEYYKSESNNLNDKKQFNKIKYSLLNSKKGWNLKDTDIISKIEEIGSPFGEKYKTSHGLATLKNDIYIFKPIYEDEKYYYFNKDKDYKIEKELCKSIINSNKLSSSYSLKDLEEKIIFPYNRDTHSSAKLIKESILKTKYPEAYRYLLSKKDILAKRDKGSGKYEDWFAFGRTQSLNVIGNKLFLPKMSNKTPSSIISTDKDLLFYNGIAIVGHTKKELLLIKRIIESRLFWYYIKTTSKPYSSDYYSLNGNYINNFGIYNFSDEEINYILKEKNQKKLDLFIENKYGIQL, from the coding sequence ATGAAAAATAAAGTAATCACATATTTCAAACATAATAAAATAACGAAACCTTTTGAGGTTGATCAACTAATCATCTCAGCATTCATTTATAAAAATAATATTTCACTAAAAAATAATAAATTAATAAAATCCTATTTAATTACATCAATGAAAAAAACAAATAATAAATTATTTAATACTTTCCTAGATTTAATTAATAATGAAATTCATGAATTTAATTTTGAAGAACTAATCAAGCTTTTTGAATATGTCATATCTCCTTCAGATAGAATTGTTAACGGTGCAGTATATACACCCAAAAATATTCGAACATACATTACCAATACAGTCCTTAAAAAAAGAAAAGATATTTCCACTATAAAAATAGCTGATATATCTTGTGGTTGTGGAGGTTTTTTGTTTAATGCAGCACAAAATTTAAAAAAATTAACTAATGAAACCTATAAAAATATTTTTGAAAAAAATATTTTTGGTTTAGATATTCAAGAATATTCAATACAAAGAACAAAATTATTACTTTCTCTTTTAGCATTAATAAATGGTGAAGATATACCTGAATTCAAATTTAATTTATTTGTTGGTGATGCATTAATATTTAATTGGAATGACTATATTAGTGATTTTTCTGGTTTTAATATTATTTTAGGAAATCCCCCCTATGTTTGTGCCCGTAACTTAAATATTGAAACTAAAAAATTATTAAAAAACTGGTCAGTAAGCTCCACAGGAAATTCTGATTTATATATACCTTTCTTTCAAATTGCGATCGAAAATTTAGCATCAGAAGGCATTCTTGGTTATATAACAATGAATACTTTTTTCAAAAGTTTGAATGGGCGTGCATTACGTGAATATTTCCAAAATAAACAATTGAACTTTCAAATTATTGATTTTGGCTGTGAACAAATTTTTCGATCTAGAAATACTTATACATGTATATGTTTTATTAAAAATAAAATTTCTAGCTATTTAGAATATTACAAATCAGAAAGTAATAATTTAAATGATAAAAAACAATTCAATAAAATAAAATACTCTCTCTTAAATTCTAAAAAAGGATGGAATTTGAAAGATACAGATATAATCTCTAAGATTGAAGAAATAGGAAGCCCTTTTGGTGAAAAATATAAAACTAGTCATGGTTTAGCAACATTAAAAAATGATATATATATATTTAAACCAATTTATGAAGATGAAAAATATTATTATTTTAATAAAGATAAAGATTACAAAATAGAAAAAGAATTATGTAAAAGTATTATTAATTCAAATAAATTAAGTAGCTCATATTCATTAAAAGACTTAGAAGAAAAAATAATATTTCCCTATAATAGAGATACACACTCTAGTGCAAAATTAATTAAAGAAAGTATATTGAAGACAAAATATCCAGAAGCTTATCGATACCTTTTGAGTAAAAAAGATATTCTTGCTAAAAGAGATAAAGGTTCAGGTAAATATGAGGATTGGTTTGCGTTTGGTAGAACACAGTCACTAAATGTAATTGGTAATAAATTATTCCTCCCTAAAATGTCTAATAAGACACCAAGCAGTATTATCTCAACCGATAAAGATCTTTTATTCTATAATGGAATAGCAATAGTCGGACATACTAAAAAAGAACTGTTACTTATAAAACGTATTATCGAATCAAGACTATTTTGGTACTATATCAAAACAACAAGTAAACCCTATTCTTCTGATTATTATTCATTAAATGGAAACTATATTAATAATTTTGGAATCTACAATTTCTCAGATGAAGAAATTAATTATATTTTAAAAGAAAAGAATCAAAAAAAGTTAGATCTATTTATTGAAAATAAATACGGTATTCAACTCTAA